The following are encoded in a window of Oncorhynchus keta strain PuntledgeMale-10-30-2019 chromosome 10, Oket_V2, whole genome shotgun sequence genomic DNA:
- the slc26a11 gene encoding sodium-independent sulfate anion transporter isoform X40, whose translation MMEPLVDRPGPQIGRSSLGERMASCCSYRTLQAWLPILTWLPKYRLSWLQMDLIAGLTVGLTTVPQALAYAEVAGLPVQYGLYSAFMGGFIYTFLGTSKDVTLGPTAIMSLLCASYVGGDPVRAVLLSLICGTIQTAMALLRLGFLLDFISFPVIKGFTCAAAVTIGFGQVKNVLGLKDIPHEFFLQVYYTFYRIPETRIGDVVLGLLCLGLLVTLQWMKSTLEPPSEQEALLTRAAHSLVWGIATVRNALVVVAATFLAFSWNAFGSPVFTITGKTSQGLPPFRAPPLSETTPNGTSISFGEIIEDFGGGLAVIPFMGVLESIAIAKAFASQNDYRINANQELFAIGLTNIMGSFVSAYPVTGSFGRTAVNSQTGVCTPAGGIVTGVVVLLSLAFLMPAFYYIPKASLAAVIICAVAPLVDYRVVMQFWRIRKLDLVPFLITFLLSFWEVQYGIVGGVVVSGLMLLYNVARPSIKVCDHGVLVMELDSGLSFPSTEYLNTVLYTQALQASPPRSVVLDCHHVNTVDYTVVNELRDLLRQFKLRGVGLIFSGLQVLTDWVCSGLQVLTDWVCSGLQVLTDWVCSGLQVLTDWVCSGLQVLTDWVCSGLQVLTDWVCSGLQVLTDWVCSGLQVLTDWVCSGLQVLTDWVCSGLQVLTDWVCSGLQVLTDWVCSGLQVLTDWVCSDLQVLTDWVCSGLQVLTDWVCSGLQVLTDWVCSGLQVLTDWVCSDLQVLTDWVCSGLQVLTDWVCSGLQVLTDWVCSDLQVLTDWVCSGLQVLTDWVCSDLQVLTDWVCSGLQVLTDWVCSGLQVLTDWVCSDLQVLTDWVCSDLQVLTDWVCSGLQVLTDWVCSGLQVLTDWVCSGLQVLTDWVCSGLQVLTDWVCSDLQVHEFTNTDEV comes from the exons GTACAGGCTGAGCTGGCTCCAGATGGACCTGATAGCAGGTCTCACCGTGGGTCTAACCACCGTACCACAGGCCCTGGCTTATGCTGAGGTGGCTGGCCTACCTGTACAG TACGGCTTGTACTCAGCCTTCATGGGTGGGTTCATCTATACGTTTCTGGGAACCTCCAAGGATGTAACCCTGGGTCCTACTGCCATCATGTCCCTGCTGTGTGCCTCCTACGTGGGGGGAGATCCGGTCCGAGCCGTCCTCCTCAGCTTGATCTGTGGAACCATACAGACCGCCATGGCTCTACTACGTTTGG GGTTTCTTCTGGACTTCATCTCATTTCCGGTGATCAAAGGCTTCACCTGTGCTGCCGCGGTAACCATAGGCTTCGGTCAAGtcaag AATGTGCTGGGACTGAAGGACATACCTCATGAGTTCTTCCTGCAGGTCTACTACACCTTCTACAGGATACCTGAGAccag gataggAGACGTGGTTCTAGGTCTGCTGTGTCTGGGTCTGCTGGTGACGTTGCAGTGGATGAAGAGTACCCTGGAACCCCCGTCAGAACAGGAGGCCCTCCTCACCAGGGCAGCTCACAGTCTGGTCTGGGGCATCGCTACCG TGCGTAATGCGTTGGTCGTAGTGGCGGCGACCTTCCTGGCGTTCTCATGGAACGCGTTTGGCTCACCGGTCTTCACCATTACCGGGAAAACATCCCAGGGCCTGCCGCCGTTCAGAGCCCCTCCCCTCTCCGAGACCACGCCCAACGGTACCAGCATCAGCTTCGGAGAGATCATAGAG GATTTTGGAGGAGGGCTGGCTGTCATCCCCTTCATGGGAGTACTGGAGAGCATTGCCATCGCTAAAGCCTTCg CCAGTCAGAATGACTATAGGATCAATGCCAACCAGGAACTGTTTGCTATTGGTCTAACCAACATTATGGGATCCTTCGTCTCAGCCTATCCGGTCACAGGAAGCTTCGGAAG GACTGCAGTGAACTCCCAGACAGGGGTGTGTACACCAGCCGGAGGCATAGTCACTG GTGTGGTAGTGCTGTTGTCCCTGGCCTTCCTGATGCCAGCATTCTACTACATCCCTAAAGCCTCTCTGGCAGCAGTCATCATCTGTGCTGTGGCTCCCCTGGTCGACTACCGTGTCGTCATGCAGTTCTGGAGGATACGCA AGCTTGATCTGGTGCCGTTCCTGATCACCTTCCTGTTGAGTTTCTGGGAGGTGCAGTACGGCATTGTGGGAGGTGTAGTTGTTTCTGGACTCATGCTGCTCTACAATGTAGCCAGGCCCAGCATAAAg gtgtgTGATCATGGTGTTTTGGTGATGGAGTTAGATAGTGGACTCAGTTTCCCCTCCACAGAGTACCTCAACACTGTCCTATACACTCAGGCACTgcagg cctctcctcctagGTCAGTGGTCCTGGACTGTCATCATGTCAATACTGTAGACTATACAGTTGTCAACGAGCTCAGGGACCTGCTACGACAGTTCAAACTACGAGGGGTCGGACTCATCTTCTCTGGCCTgcaggtactgactgactgggtgtgttctggcctgcaggtactgactgactgggtgtgttctggcctgcaggtactgactgactgggtgtgttctggcctgcaggtactgactgactgggtgtgttctggcctgcaggtactgactgactgggtgtgttctggcctgcaggtactgactgactgggtgtgttctggcctgcaggtactgactgactgggtgtgttctggcctgcaggtactgactgactgggtgtgttctggcctgcaggtactgactgactgggtgtgttctggcctgcaggtactgactgactgggtgtgttctggcctgcaggtactgactgactgggtgtgttctggcctgcaggtactgactgactgggtgtgttctgaCCTGCAG gtactgactgactgggtgtgttctggcctgcaggtactgactgactgggtgtgttctggcctgcaggtactgactgactgggtgtgttctggcctgcaggtactgactgactgggtgtgttctgacctgcaggtactgactgactgggtgtgttctggcctgcaggtactgactgactgggtgtgttctggcctgcaggtactgactgactgggtgtgttctgacctgcaggtactgactgactgggtgtgttctggcctgcaggtactgactgactgggtgtgttctgacctgcaggtactgactgactgggtgtgttctggcctgcaggtactgactgactgggtgtgttctggcctgcaggtactgactgactgggtgtgttctgacctgcaggtactgactgactgggtgtgttctgacctgcaggtactgactgactgggtgtgttctggcctgcag gtactgactgactgggtgtgttctggcctgcaggtactgactgactgggtgtgttctggcctgcaggtactgactgactgggtgtgttctggcctgcag gtactgactgactgggtgtgttctgaCCTGCAGGTACATGAGTTCACCAACACTGATGAAGTATAA
- the slc26a11 gene encoding sodium-independent sulfate anion transporter isoform X17, which produces MMEPLVDRPGPQIGRSSLGERMASCCSYRTLQAWLPILTWLPKYRLSWLQMDLIAGLTVGLTTVPQALAYAEVAGLPVQYGLYSAFMGGFIYTFLGTSKDVTLGPTAIMSLLCASYVGGDPVRAVLLSLICGTIQTAMALLRLGFLLDFISFPVIKGFTCAAAVTIGFGQVKNVLGLKDIPHEFFLQVYYTFYRIPETRIGDVVLGLLCLGLLVTLQWMKSTLEPPSEQEALLTRAAHSLVWGIATVRNALVVVAATFLAFSWNAFGSPVFTITGKTSQGLPPFRAPPLSETTPNGTSISFGEIIEDFGGGLAVIPFMGVLESIAIAKAFASQNDYRINANQELFAIGLTNIMGSFVSAYPVTGSFGRTAVNSQTGVCTPAGGIVTGVVVLLSLAFLMPAFYYIPKASLAAVIICAVAPLVDYRVVMQFWRIRKLDLVPFLITFLLSFWEVQYGIVGGVVVSGLMLLYNVARPSIKVCDHGVLVMELDSGLSFPSTEYLNTVLYTQALQASPPRSVVLDCHHVNTVDYTVVNELRDLLRQFKLRGVGLIFSGLQVLTDWVCSGLQVLTDWVCSGLQVLTDWVCSGLQVLTDWVCSGLQVLTDWVCSGLQVLTDWVCSGLQVLTDWVCSGLQVLTDWVCSGLQVLTDWVCSGLQVLTDWVCSGLQVLTDWVCSGLQVLTDWVCSDLQVLTDWVCSGLQVLTDWVCSDLQVLTDWVCSGLQVLTDWVCSGLQVLTDWVCSGLQVLTDWVCSDLQVLTDWVCSDLQVLTDWVCSDLQVLTDWVCSGLQVLTDWVCSDLQVLTDWVCSGLQVLTDWVCSGLQVLTDWVCSGLQVLTDWVCSGLQVLTDWVCSGLQVLTDWVCSDLQVLTDWVCSGLQVLTDWVCSGLQVLTDWVCSDLQVLTDWVCSGLQVLTDWVCSDLQVLTDWVCSGLQVLTDWVCSGLQVLTDWVCSDLQVLTDWVCSGLQVLTDWVCSDLQVHEFTNTDEV; this is translated from the exons GTACAGGCTGAGCTGGCTCCAGATGGACCTGATAGCAGGTCTCACCGTGGGTCTAACCACCGTACCACAGGCCCTGGCTTATGCTGAGGTGGCTGGCCTACCTGTACAG TACGGCTTGTACTCAGCCTTCATGGGTGGGTTCATCTATACGTTTCTGGGAACCTCCAAGGATGTAACCCTGGGTCCTACTGCCATCATGTCCCTGCTGTGTGCCTCCTACGTGGGGGGAGATCCGGTCCGAGCCGTCCTCCTCAGCTTGATCTGTGGAACCATACAGACCGCCATGGCTCTACTACGTTTGG GGTTTCTTCTGGACTTCATCTCATTTCCGGTGATCAAAGGCTTCACCTGTGCTGCCGCGGTAACCATAGGCTTCGGTCAAGtcaag AATGTGCTGGGACTGAAGGACATACCTCATGAGTTCTTCCTGCAGGTCTACTACACCTTCTACAGGATACCTGAGAccag gataggAGACGTGGTTCTAGGTCTGCTGTGTCTGGGTCTGCTGGTGACGTTGCAGTGGATGAAGAGTACCCTGGAACCCCCGTCAGAACAGGAGGCCCTCCTCACCAGGGCAGCTCACAGTCTGGTCTGGGGCATCGCTACCG TGCGTAATGCGTTGGTCGTAGTGGCGGCGACCTTCCTGGCGTTCTCATGGAACGCGTTTGGCTCACCGGTCTTCACCATTACCGGGAAAACATCCCAGGGCCTGCCGCCGTTCAGAGCCCCTCCCCTCTCCGAGACCACGCCCAACGGTACCAGCATCAGCTTCGGAGAGATCATAGAG GATTTTGGAGGAGGGCTGGCTGTCATCCCCTTCATGGGAGTACTGGAGAGCATTGCCATCGCTAAAGCCTTCg CCAGTCAGAATGACTATAGGATCAATGCCAACCAGGAACTGTTTGCTATTGGTCTAACCAACATTATGGGATCCTTCGTCTCAGCCTATCCGGTCACAGGAAGCTTCGGAAG GACTGCAGTGAACTCCCAGACAGGGGTGTGTACACCAGCCGGAGGCATAGTCACTG GTGTGGTAGTGCTGTTGTCCCTGGCCTTCCTGATGCCAGCATTCTACTACATCCCTAAAGCCTCTCTGGCAGCAGTCATCATCTGTGCTGTGGCTCCCCTGGTCGACTACCGTGTCGTCATGCAGTTCTGGAGGATACGCA AGCTTGATCTGGTGCCGTTCCTGATCACCTTCCTGTTGAGTTTCTGGGAGGTGCAGTACGGCATTGTGGGAGGTGTAGTTGTTTCTGGACTCATGCTGCTCTACAATGTAGCCAGGCCCAGCATAAAg gtgtgTGATCATGGTGTTTTGGTGATGGAGTTAGATAGTGGACTCAGTTTCCCCTCCACAGAGTACCTCAACACTGTCCTATACACTCAGGCACTgcagg cctctcctcctagGTCAGTGGTCCTGGACTGTCATCATGTCAATACTGTAGACTATACAGTTGTCAACGAGCTCAGGGACCTGCTACGACAGTTCAAACTACGAGGGGTCGGACTCATCTTCTCTGGCCTgcaggtactgactgactgggtgtgttctggcctgcaggtactgactgactgggtgtgttctggcctgcaggtactgactgactgggtgtgttctggcctgcaggtactgactgactgggtgtgttctggcctgcaggtactgactgactgggtgtgttctggcctgcaggtactgactgactgggtgtgttctggcctgcaggtactgactgactgggtgtgttctggcctgcaggtactgactgactgggtgtgttctggcctgcaggtactgactgactgggtgtgttctggcctgcaggtactgactgactgggtgtgttctggcctgcaggtactgactgactgggtgtgttctggcctgcaggtactgactgactgggtgtgttctgaCCTGCAG gtactgactgactgggtgtgttctggcctgcaggtactgactgactgggtgtgttctgacctgcag gtactgactgactgggtgtgttctggcctgcaggtactgactgactgggtgtgttctggcctgcaggtactgactgactgggtgtgttctggcctgcaggtactgactgactgggtgtgttctgacctgcaggtactgactgactgggtgtgttctgacctgcaggtactgactgactgggtgtgttctgacctgcaggtactgactgactgggtgtgttctggcctgcaggtactgactgactgggtgtgttctgaCCTGCAG gtactgactgactgggtgtgttctggcctgcaggtactgactgactgggtgtgttctggcctgcaggtactgactgactgggtgtgttctggcctgcaggtactgactgactgggtgtgttctggcctgcaggtactgactgactgggtgtgttctggcctgcaggtactgactgactgggtgtgttctgacctgcaggtactgactgactgggtgtgttctggcctgcaggtactgactgactgggtgtgttctggcctgcaggtactgactgactgggtgtgttctgacctgcaggtactgactgactgggtgtgttctggcctgcaggtactgactgactgggtgtgttctgacctgcaggtactgactgactgggtgtgttctggcctgcaggtactgactgactgggtgtgttctggcctgcaggtactgactgactgggtgtgttctgacctgcag gtactgactgactgggtgtgttctggcctgcag gtactgactgactgggtgtgttctgaCCTGCAGGTACATGAGTTCACCAACACTGATGAAGTATAA
- the slc26a11 gene encoding sodium-independent sulfate anion transporter isoform X32 produces MMEPLVDRPGPQIGRSSLGERMASCCSYRTLQAWLPILTWLPKYRLSWLQMDLIAGLTVGLTTVPQALAYAEVAGLPVQYGLYSAFMGGFIYTFLGTSKDVTLGPTAIMSLLCASYVGGDPVRAVLLSLICGTIQTAMALLRLGFLLDFISFPVIKGFTCAAAVTIGFGQVKNVLGLKDIPHEFFLQVYYTFYRIPETRIGDVVLGLLCLGLLVTLQWMKSTLEPPSEQEALLTRAAHSLVWGIATVRNALVVVAATFLAFSWNAFGSPVFTITGKTSQGLPPFRAPPLSETTPNGTSISFGEIIEDFGGGLAVIPFMGVLESIAIAKAFASQNDYRINANQELFAIGLTNIMGSFVSAYPVTGSFGRTAVNSQTGVCTPAGGIVTGVVVLLSLAFLMPAFYYIPKASLAAVIICAVAPLVDYRVVMQFWRIRKLDLVPFLITFLLSFWEVQYGIVGGVVVSGLMLLYNVARPSIKVCDHGVLVMELDSGLSFPSTEYLNTVLYTQALQASPPRSVVLDCHHVNTVDYTVVNELRDLLRQFKLRGVGLIFSGLQVLTDWVCSGLQVLTDWVCSGLQVLTDWVCSGLQVLTDWVCSGLQVLTDWVCSGLQVLTDWVCSGLQVLTDWVCSGLQVLTDWVCSGLQVLTDWVCSGLQVLTDWVCSGLQVLTDWVCSGLQVLTDWVCSDLQVLTDWVCSGLQVLTDWVCSDLQVLTDWVCSGLQVLTDWVCSGLQVLTDWVCSGLQVLTDWVCSDLQVLTDWVCSDLQVLTDWVCSDLQVLTDWVCSGLQVLTDWVCSDLQVLTDWVCSGLQVLTDWVCSGLQVLTDWVCSGLQVLTDWVCSGLQVLTDWVCSGLQVLTDWVCSDLQVLTDWVCSGLQVLTDWVCSGLQVLTDWVCSGLQVLTDWVCSGLQVLTDWVCSGLQVLTDWVCSDLQVHEFTNTDEV; encoded by the exons GTACAGGCTGAGCTGGCTCCAGATGGACCTGATAGCAGGTCTCACCGTGGGTCTAACCACCGTACCACAGGCCCTGGCTTATGCTGAGGTGGCTGGCCTACCTGTACAG TACGGCTTGTACTCAGCCTTCATGGGTGGGTTCATCTATACGTTTCTGGGAACCTCCAAGGATGTAACCCTGGGTCCTACTGCCATCATGTCCCTGCTGTGTGCCTCCTACGTGGGGGGAGATCCGGTCCGAGCCGTCCTCCTCAGCTTGATCTGTGGAACCATACAGACCGCCATGGCTCTACTACGTTTGG GGTTTCTTCTGGACTTCATCTCATTTCCGGTGATCAAAGGCTTCACCTGTGCTGCCGCGGTAACCATAGGCTTCGGTCAAGtcaag AATGTGCTGGGACTGAAGGACATACCTCATGAGTTCTTCCTGCAGGTCTACTACACCTTCTACAGGATACCTGAGAccag gataggAGACGTGGTTCTAGGTCTGCTGTGTCTGGGTCTGCTGGTGACGTTGCAGTGGATGAAGAGTACCCTGGAACCCCCGTCAGAACAGGAGGCCCTCCTCACCAGGGCAGCTCACAGTCTGGTCTGGGGCATCGCTACCG TGCGTAATGCGTTGGTCGTAGTGGCGGCGACCTTCCTGGCGTTCTCATGGAACGCGTTTGGCTCACCGGTCTTCACCATTACCGGGAAAACATCCCAGGGCCTGCCGCCGTTCAGAGCCCCTCCCCTCTCCGAGACCACGCCCAACGGTACCAGCATCAGCTTCGGAGAGATCATAGAG GATTTTGGAGGAGGGCTGGCTGTCATCCCCTTCATGGGAGTACTGGAGAGCATTGCCATCGCTAAAGCCTTCg CCAGTCAGAATGACTATAGGATCAATGCCAACCAGGAACTGTTTGCTATTGGTCTAACCAACATTATGGGATCCTTCGTCTCAGCCTATCCGGTCACAGGAAGCTTCGGAAG GACTGCAGTGAACTCCCAGACAGGGGTGTGTACACCAGCCGGAGGCATAGTCACTG GTGTGGTAGTGCTGTTGTCCCTGGCCTTCCTGATGCCAGCATTCTACTACATCCCTAAAGCCTCTCTGGCAGCAGTCATCATCTGTGCTGTGGCTCCCCTGGTCGACTACCGTGTCGTCATGCAGTTCTGGAGGATACGCA AGCTTGATCTGGTGCCGTTCCTGATCACCTTCCTGTTGAGTTTCTGGGAGGTGCAGTACGGCATTGTGGGAGGTGTAGTTGTTTCTGGACTCATGCTGCTCTACAATGTAGCCAGGCCCAGCATAAAg gtgtgTGATCATGGTGTTTTGGTGATGGAGTTAGATAGTGGACTCAGTTTCCCCTCCACAGAGTACCTCAACACTGTCCTATACACTCAGGCACTgcagg cctctcctcctagGTCAGTGGTCCTGGACTGTCATCATGTCAATACTGTAGACTATACAGTTGTCAACGAGCTCAGGGACCTGCTACGACAGTTCAAACTACGAGGGGTCGGACTCATCTTCTCTGGCCTgcaggtactgactgactgggtgtgttctggcctgcaggtactgactgactgggtgtgttctggcctgcaggtactgactgactgggtgtgttctggcctgcaggtactgactgactgggtgtgttctggcctgcaggtactgactgactgggtgtgttctggcctgcaggtactgactgactgggtgtgttctggcctgcaggtactgactgactgggtgtgttctggcctgcaggtactgactgactgggtgtgttctggcctgcaggtactgactgactgggtgtgttctggcctgcaggtactgactgactgggtgtgttctggcctgcaggtactgactgactgggtgtgttctggcctgcaggtactgactgactgggtgtgttctgaCCTGCAG gtactgactgactgggtgtgttctggcctgcaggtactgactgactgggtgtgttctgacctgcag gtactgactgactgggtgtgttctggcctgcaggtactgactgactgggtgtgttctggcctgcaggtactgactgactgggtgtgttctggcctgcaggtactgactgactgggtgtgttctgacctgcaggtactgactgactgggtgtgttctgacctgcaggtactgactgactgggtgtgttctgacctgcaggtactgactgactgggtgtgttctggcctgcaggtactgactgactgggtgtgttctgaCCTGCAG gtactgactgactgggtgtgttctggcctgcaggtactgactgactgggtgtgttctggcctgcaggtactgactgactgggtgtgttctggcctgcaggtactgactgactgggtgtgttctggcctgcaggtactgactgactgggtgtgttctggcctgcaggtactgactgactgggtgtgttctgacctgcaggtactgactgactgggtgtgttctggcctgcaggtactgactgactgggtgtgttctggcctgcag gtactgactgactgggtgtgttctggcctgcaggtactgactgactgggtgtgttctggcctgcaggtactgactgactgggtgtgttctggcctgcag gtactgactgactgggtgtgttctgaCCTGCAGGTACATGAGTTCACCAACACTGATGAAGTATAA